The following are encoded in a window of Anoplopoma fimbria isolate UVic2021 breed Golden Eagle Sablefish chromosome 3, Afim_UVic_2022, whole genome shotgun sequence genomic DNA:
- the plekhj1 gene encoding pleckstrin homology domain-containing family J member 1: protein MRFNEKELVSLSRQPSEMAAELGMRGPKKGDVVKKRLVKLVVNFLFYFRTDEEEPIGALLLEQCRVEREDSQTFSITFLDEGERKYLFECDSEEQCGEWVDSIIKASYEFMRRNLIFYRTEIHRLTGKDPLEQYGISDETRFQVNNGLQLMPRDTSSL from the exons ATGCGTTTCAACGAGAAGGAGCTGGTGTCCCTCAGCCGACAGCCCTCAGAGATGGCAGCCGAGCTGGGGATGCGAGGACCCAAGAAAGGAGACG TTGTAAAGAAGAGGCTGGTGAAACTCGTCGTCAacttcctcttttatttcagGACTGATGAGGAAGAG CCAATAGGAGCTTTGCTGTTGGAGCAGTGTCGGGTGGAGAGGGAGGACAGCCAGACCTTCTCTATTA caTTTCtggatgaaggagagaggaagtatCTGTTTGAGTGTGACTCAGAAGAACAGTGTGGGGAGTGGGTAGACTCCATTATCAAGGCCAG TTACGAGTTCATGAGGAGGAACCTGATATTCTATCGAACTGAAATCCACAGGCTCACTGGAAAG GACCCCTTGGAGCAGTACGGTATATCAGATGAAACTCGCTTCCAGGTCAACAATGGCCTGCAACTTATGCCTAGAGATACCTCCTCCCTGTAG